A genomic stretch from Fusibacter sp. A1 includes:
- the mnmG gene encoding tRNA uridine-5-carboxymethylaminomethyl(34) synthesis enzyme MnmG, translating into MYTYEAGNYDVIVVGAGHAGCEAALAPARMGVNTLVVAMNLDSIAMMPCNPSIGGTGKGHLVREIDALGGQMGLNIDKTMIQAKMLNFAKGPAVHSLRAQADKYWYHSEMKKTLENQENLAVKQAEVIELIIEDETIKGVITATGAIYRAKTVVLATGTYLDSKIFIGPANFESGPNGLATSHKLSKYLRSMAFDMRRFKTGTPARVNKNSLDLSAMSIQEGDEVIIPFSFMTDAIDIVQVPCYLAYTNEATHDIIKNNIHKSAMYSGEIEGVGPRYCPSIEDKVQRFADRNRHQLFIEPEGLETEEMYVQGMSSSLPEDVQIQFMQSIQGMENCEIMRPAHAIEYDCINPLELLPTLESKKIKNLFSAGQFNGSSGYEEAAAQGLIAGINAALVVQDKEAFVLDRSEGYIGVLIDDLVTKGTNEPYRMMTGRCEYRLLLRQDNADERLTEKSYQIGLVNEQRYEKYSKKMKMIEQELERVKATKIHVQEINKLFESIGIAAISQSMTLAELLKRPELTYDILKPIDLERPLISPVVFEQCEIKFKYEGYIKKQLDQVKKFKSMEKKLLPETIDYQLIEGLRNEAKQKLSEIRPHSIGQASRISGVTPADISVLLIFMEQKRRQTGE; encoded by the coding sequence ATGTATACGTATGAAGCTGGAAATTATGATGTAATAGTAGTTGGTGCGGGTCATGCTGGTTGTGAAGCAGCACTTGCTCCAGCGCGAATGGGCGTCAATACGCTTGTGGTCGCTATGAATTTGGATAGTATCGCGATGATGCCTTGTAATCCATCGATAGGTGGAACAGGTAAAGGACATCTTGTAAGAGAAATTGATGCTTTGGGCGGACAAATGGGTCTAAACATAGACAAGACCATGATACAGGCAAAAATGCTGAATTTTGCAAAAGGTCCTGCGGTGCACTCCTTACGGGCACAGGCTGACAAATATTGGTATCACAGTGAAATGAAGAAAACACTTGAAAACCAGGAGAATCTTGCAGTGAAGCAAGCCGAGGTAATCGAGCTAATTATTGAAGATGAGACGATAAAGGGTGTTATTACAGCGACTGGCGCTATTTACCGCGCAAAAACTGTAGTTCTTGCGACAGGTACCTATTTGGATTCAAAAATATTCATCGGACCTGCCAACTTTGAAAGCGGTCCGAATGGACTTGCCACTTCACACAAGCTCTCTAAATACCTTAGAAGTATGGCTTTTGATATGCGTAGGTTTAAAACAGGAACACCTGCGAGAGTGAATAAGAACTCGCTTGATTTAAGCGCCATGAGTATTCAAGAAGGAGATGAAGTAATCATTCCTTTTTCATTCATGACAGATGCTATCGATATAGTGCAAGTTCCTTGTTATCTGGCATATACGAACGAGGCGACTCACGATATCATTAAGAATAACATCCATAAAAGTGCGATGTACTCAGGTGAGATTGAAGGTGTAGGACCGCGTTACTGTCCATCTATAGAAGATAAGGTTCAAAGATTCGCCGATAGAAATAGACATCAGCTATTCATCGAACCAGAAGGTCTTGAAACTGAGGAAATGTATGTGCAAGGTATGTCTTCGAGCTTACCGGAAGATGTTCAAATCCAATTTATGCAAAGTATTCAAGGAATGGAAAATTGTGAAATTATGAGACCTGCCCATGCGATTGAATACGATTGCATCAATCCACTGGAACTACTTCCCACACTGGAATCGAAGAAGATTAAAAACCTGTTTTCAGCGGGACAGTTCAATGGTTCGAGCGGTTATGAGGAAGCTGCCGCTCAAGGTCTGATTGCGGGTATCAACGCTGCGCTAGTTGTACAGGATAAGGAAGCATTCGTACTTGATCGTTCAGAAGGATATATAGGTGTCTTGATTGATGACCTGGTGACAAAAGGAACGAACGAACCATACCGGATGATGACGGGACGTTGCGAGTATAGATTACTTTTAAGACAAGATAACGCAGATGAGCGTCTTACAGAGAAGTCTTATCAGATAGGACTTGTAAATGAGCAGAGATATGAAAAATATTCTAAAAAAATGAAAATGATTGAACAGGAGCTTGAGAGGGTCAAGGCGACTAAAATACACGTACAGGAAATCAATAAACTATTTGAATCAATTGGTATCGCTGCAATCAGTCAGAGTATGACATTGGCTGAGTTATTGAAACGTCCTGAATTGACCTATGACATACTAAAACCGATAGACCTTGAGCGTCCCTTGATCAGTCCAGTTGTTTTTGAGCAATGTGAGATAAAATTCAAATATGAAGGTTATATCAAAAAGCAGCTTGATCAAGTGAAGAAGTTTAAATCGATGGAGAAGAAACTGCTGCCTGAGACAATCGACTATCAGCTGATAGAAGGCCTACGTAATGAAGCAAAGCAGAAGTTGAGCGAAATCAGACCGCATTCCATAGGTCAGGCATCTAGAATATCAGGTGTGACTCCTGCGGATATTTCTGTACTTTTGATTTTCATGGAGCAGAAAAGGAGACAGACAGGTGAATAA
- a CDS encoding ParB/RepB/Spo0J family partition protein, with protein sequence MVKKTGLGKGLSALIPDDFEEKIDQSIKRLEIVNIDLIKPNIMQPRTTFNEEELNSLATSIERNGVIQPIILKKNDVGYEIIAGERRWRASRIAQQTTIPAIIMNDSEEKMYEMSLIENMQRVNLNPIEEGQAYKSLIERYSITQQEVSDIIGKSRTYITNMIRLLQLQDDVIEKVANGDISTGHARALITLDGEAQKMFAQKIIIEGLSVRQLENMIKKFNQQVSEKPEKPAKDPYIEATERRFQDLIGTKVMIHHGKSKGKIEIEYYTEADLERIIGLLE encoded by the coding sequence ATGGTTAAAAAAACCGGATTGGGCAAGGGATTAAGCGCACTGATACCCGATGATTTTGAAGAAAAAATTGATCAGTCTATCAAACGTCTGGAAATAGTCAATATTGATCTGATAAAACCAAATATCATGCAGCCAAGAACTACCTTTAATGAAGAGGAACTGAATTCACTTGCTACCAGTATCGAGCGTAACGGCGTTATTCAGCCGATCATTCTTAAAAAGAACGATGTAGGATATGAAATCATCGCAGGCGAACGAAGATGGAGAGCTTCAAGAATAGCTCAGCAAACTACAATTCCTGCAATCATCATGAATGATTCCGAAGAAAAAATGTATGAGATGTCTTTGATTGAAAACATGCAACGTGTCAATCTTAATCCCATCGAGGAAGGACAAGCCTACAAATCACTGATAGAAAGATATTCGATCACACAGCAGGAGGTTTCTGATATTATTGGTAAGAGTAGAACTTATATCACCAATATGATCAGATTGCTGCAACTTCAGGACGATGTGATTGAAAAAGTAGCTAACGGAGATATTAGCACCGGCCATGCGAGAGCTTTGATCACTCTCGATGGAGAAGCTCAAAAAATGTTTGCTCAGAAGATTATCATAGAGGGTTTGAGTGTTCGACAGCTTGAAAATATGATAAAGAAGTTCAATCAGCAAGTGTCTGAAAAACCGGAAAAACCAGCTAAAGACCCTTATATCGAGGCTACTGAGCGACGTTTTCAGGATTTGATTGGCACGAAAGTGATGATTCATCATGGAAAAAGTAAAGGTAAGATAGAAATTGAATACTATACCGAGGCTGATCTTGAAAGAATTATCGGCTTATTGGAATAA
- a CDS encoding ParA family protein, which yields MAKAIAIFNQKGGVGKTTTNINLSACLASMGKKVLIIDNDPQGNSTSGLGINKNTTVFNLYDLLLGEISAQEGILKTGFKNLDIIPSNVQLAGAEIEMIDIDNREFRLKVIIDALRDQYDYIFIDCPPSLGLLTINSLVAVDSILVPIQCEYYALEGVSQLINTYKLMRKGLNKTLQIEGVLISMYDSRTNLSQQVVDEVEKYFQGKVYKTRIPRNIRLAEAPSYGMPIMYYDEKSKGAESYMALAKEIIEGANNG from the coding sequence ATGGCTAAAGCAATAGCAATTTTTAATCAAAAAGGTGGTGTCGGTAAAACTACGACAAACATCAATCTTAGTGCATGTCTGGCGTCAATGGGTAAGAAAGTTTTAATTATCGATAACGATCCGCAAGGTAATTCGACAAGCGGATTAGGAATCAACAAAAATACTACAGTTTTTAATTTATATGATCTTCTACTCGGTGAAATATCCGCCCAAGAAGGAATTTTGAAGACTGGATTTAAGAATTTGGATATCATACCTTCCAATGTTCAATTGGCAGGCGCAGAAATTGAAATGATCGATATAGATAATCGCGAATTTAGGCTAAAAGTGATTATCGACGCATTGAGAGATCAATATGACTATATATTTATTGATTGTCCTCCTTCGCTTGGACTTCTGACAATCAACTCCTTGGTCGCTGTAGATAGTATTTTAGTGCCTATTCAATGTGAATATTATGCTTTGGAAGGTGTTTCTCAACTAATCAATACCTACAAGCTGATGAGAAAAGGGTTGAACAAAACCTTGCAGATAGAGGGTGTATTGATCAGTATGTATGATTCTCGTACTAATCTCTCCCAGCAAGTCGTAGATGAAGTCGAAAAGTATTTCCAAGGAAAAGTCTATAAGACAAGAATTCCGAGAAACATCAGATTAGCTGAGGCACCAAGCTACGGCATGCCGATTATGTATTATGATGAGAAATCGAAGGGTGCTGAGAGTTATATGGCACTCGCGAAGGAAATTATCGAAGGAGCAAATAATGGTTAA
- the rsmG gene encoding 16S rRNA (guanine(527)-N(7))-methyltransferase RsmG, with amino-acid sequence MNNDIVSAFSSLNIHLTPRQVNQFSTYRKLLQEWNKVMNLTAVDDDEGILYRHFVDSCQIVLAGQIDSSSRIIDIGTGAGFPGLPLAIITGCEATLVDALNKRIQFLNTVCSEAEIENVNCIHARAEDIGKDRDYREQYDFAVARAVANLTVLMEYTVPFIKVGGALIAHKATQTDSEIEDAKAAMEILGCRLEKTIVIESDEDVDRTLIIIRKISETPQKYPRKSGIPLKRPLK; translated from the coding sequence GTGAATAATGATATTGTAAGTGCTTTTTCTTCTTTGAATATACATTTGACTCCTAGGCAAGTAAATCAATTTTCGACCTATAGAAAATTACTTCAGGAATGGAACAAAGTGATGAACTTGACCGCTGTAGATGATGATGAAGGAATCCTTTACAGGCACTTTGTCGACAGTTGTCAGATTGTCTTGGCAGGACAGATTGATAGCTCAAGTAGGATCATTGACATTGGAACGGGAGCTGGATTTCCAGGTCTTCCTTTAGCTATCATCACAGGTTGTGAAGCGACACTTGTAGATGCACTAAATAAAAGGATACAGTTTTTAAATACCGTTTGCAGCGAGGCTGAAATTGAGAATGTAAACTGCATACATGCTAGGGCAGAGGATATTGGAAAGGATCGTGACTATAGGGAGCAATATGATTTTGCTGTGGCCCGTGCGGTCGCCAATCTTACGGTTTTGATGGAATATACAGTTCCTTTCATAAAGGTTGGGGGAGCACTAATCGCCCACAAAGCGACACAGACCGATAGTGAAATTGAAGATGCCAAGGCTGCAATGGAGATTCTAGGATGTCGTCTAGAGAAAACTATCGTAATAGAGAGTGATGAGGATGTAGATAGAACCTTGATCATCATAAGAAAAATATCTGAAACACCACAAAAATACCCTAGAAAGTCCGGAATTCCTTTAAAAAGACCTTTAAAATAA